From the Anaeromyxobacter dehalogenans 2CP-1 genome, the window GGCCGATGGCCGCGTCCACCTCGGCGAGGTGCTCGCCGAGGAACGCCTCGACGTCGGCGTCCTCGAGCCCGAGATCGCGCAGGACGCCCTCGTAGACGAACTTGAAGCCGTCCCGGTACTGCTCGTCCTGCAGCGCGAAGGAGCGCCGCAGCACCGCCGCGGAGAAGAGCTTCTCCTCTCGGGTCTTCTCCTTCGCCAAGGGCTACCCCTGCGCCCCGCGCTTCGCGGGGATGACGAGCAGCTGGCGGAAGATCCCCTCGCCCTCGCTGCGCGTCGAGACCTCTCCGCTCGCGACCAGCGCGAGGTGGATCTGCCGCCGCTCGCGCGGGCTGATGGGCGCGATGGCCAGCACCTGACCCATCCGCACCGCGGCCGCGGCCAGCCGCGCCGCCATGGCCTCGACCGCCGGGTCGCCTTCCTCGCGGAAGCCGCCCACGTCGAGGTTCACCCACTTGCGACCCTCCGCCCGCGGGTTCGCCACCCGGTTCACGAGGACCTGCGCCGCCTCCACCAGCGCGGACGAGAGCTCGAGCGCATTGCCCGCGGCGGGCGTGAGGGCGACGCCGATGGCCTCCGGCGTCTCCTTCACCTCGATCGCCACCTCGCCGCCCATGCGCCGGAACAGCTCCTCAAGGAACGACCGGGCGGCGGCCACCTTCTCCGGCGCCTCGCGCGGCGGCGGCGCGCCCTCCCTCGGCTGCCTCTCGTCCATGGCTCCTCCGCTACTTCCCGGCGGCCGGCGCGGGCGCCGCCTGCTGGTGCTTCATCATGAGCTGCTGCTGCACGATCGAGAGCAGGTTGTTGACGAAGATGTAGAGCGTCAGCCCGCCCGGGACGAACAGCATGATGACCGTGAAGAACCCAGGGAAGAAGTAGAGCATCATCTTCGCCTGGGCGTTGTCGGCCGGCTGCGGCGACAGCTTCTGCATCACGAAGCTCGAGATGCCCATGGCGATGGGGAGGATGAAGTACGGGTCGTGCGCGGTGAGGTCCTTCATCCACAGGAACGGCTCGCGGTACAGCTCGACCGAGGTCTGCAGCGCCGCGTAGAGCGCGAACCACACCGGCATCTGCAGCAGCATCGGCAGGCACCCGCCGAGCGGGTTCACCTTGTGCTTCTGGTAGAGCTGCATCACCGCGAGGTTCATCTTCTCGCGGTCGTCGCCGAACTTCGCCTTCAGCTTCTCGATCTCCGGCTGCAGCTTCCGCATCTCGTTCATCGACTGCATCGACTTGTACGTGAGCGGGAACAGCACCAGGCGGACGAGCACCGTCAGCAGGATGATGGCGACGCCCCAGTTCCGGACGATCGCCTCGAGCCAGCGCATCACGTAGAGCAGGCCGCGCGCGAACAGCGCGAAGAACTTCGCGACCGCCCCGTAGTCGATGGCGCTCTCGAAGCCGCGCCCGTAGCCGCGCAGCGTGTCGAGGTCCTTCGGGCCCGCGTACACGGTGAGCGACAGCTTGCGCGCGCCGCCCTCCACCGGCACCGCCACCGCCGCGAGCCCTGCGCCCTTCACCGGCCCGCGCACGAACGTGCAGGTGCCGATCGGCTCGGCCGGCAGCACCGCCGCCACGAAGTAGTGCTGGTCCACGCCGGCCCAGGAGACCTGGCCCTCGAGCTTCTCCGGCGCGCCCTCCTTGGCGAGGTCGAACCGCTCGGTGGTGGTGCCCGCGCGGCAGACCGGCCGCACGAAGTCGAGCGGCGGGCCGGAGAAGATGCCGCCGCTCTTCGTGTCGGGCGGCATGAACGCGGGGTAGAGCACGCCCACGGTGCCGCTGCCGGCGCCGCCGCTCAGCTCCACGTCGAGCGCGAGCTCGTAGGGCTTGCCGGTCACGCGGAACGTCTTCCGCGCGGCGAGATTGCCGACGCGGCCCTCGAACGTCACCGACGACGCGTCGTTCGCCACGATCCGCATGGGCGCGCGCGCCCCCGGATCGGCCGCCACGTCCACCGCGCCGCCCAGCTCGGGCGAGGCCGAGAGCGAGAGCGGGTAGGGCTGGCCGCTGGTCACGTGGACCAGGTCGATCTGCACCTCGCGGTCCTTCTCCTGCTTGCGGAACTTGTCGCCCTCGAGCCGGAGGCTCTTCAGCGCGCCGCCGTA encodes:
- a CDS encoding protein jag: MDERQPREGAPPPREAPEKVAAARSFLEELFRRMGGEVAIEVKETPEAIGVALTPAAGNALELSSALVEAAQVLVNRVANPRAEGRKWVNLDVGGFREEGDPAVEAMAARLAAAAVRMGQVLAIAPISPRERRQIHLALVASGEVSTRSEGEGIFRQLLVIPAKRGAQG
- the yidC gene encoding membrane protein insertase YidC, whose translation is MGPDNRRILLATVLSVGILILWQVIFPTKKAPPKPAHPPAAEVAKPAAPASPAPGAAAPAVPAPPPDAPEETVTLAGKGFEATLTTYGGALKSLRLEGDKFRKQEKDREVQIDLVHVTSGQPYPLSLSASPELGGAVDVAADPGARAPMRIVANDASSVTFEGRVGNLAARKTFRVTGKPYELALDVELSGGAGSGTVGVLYPAFMPPDTKSGGIFSGPPLDFVRPVCRAGTTTERFDLAKEGAPEKLEGQVSWAGVDQHYFVAAVLPAEPIGTCTFVRGPVKGAGLAAVAVPVEGGARKLSLTVYAGPKDLDTLRGYGRGFESAIDYGAVAKFFALFARGLLYVMRWLEAIVRNWGVAIILLTVLVRLVLFPLTYKSMQSMNEMRKLQPEIEKLKAKFGDDREKMNLAVMQLYQKHKVNPLGGCLPMLLQMPVWFALYAALQTSVELYREPFLWMKDLTAHDPYFILPIAMGISSFVMQKLSPQPADNAQAKMMLYFFPGFFTVIMLFVPGGLTLYIFVNNLLSIVQQQLMMKHQQAAPAPAAGK